Genomic DNA from Catellatospora sp. TT07R-123:
TACCTGAAGGCGGAGAACGCGTGGACCGACGCGGCCACCGCCCACCTGTCGGCCCTGCGCGACACCCTCTTCAACGAGATCAAGGGCCGCACCCAGGAGACCGACCTGTCGGTCCCCGTCCGCAAGGGCTCCTACTGGTACTACAGCCGCACCGAAGAGGGCCGGCAGTACAGCATCTTCTGCCGCCGGGCCGTGGCCGAGGGCGAGACCGCCCCGCCGATCCCGCCGGACGGCGCGCCGCTGGCGGGCGAGGAGATCCTGCTCGACGGCAACAAGCTGGCCGAGGGCCACGACTACTTCTCGCTGGGCACCTACAACATCAGCCCGGACGGGCGGCTGCTGGCGTACTCGACCGACTTCGACGGCAGCGAGCGGTTCACGCTGCGGGTGAAGGACCTGGCCAGCGGCGACCTGCTGCCCGACGAGGTCGCCGACACGTTCTACGGCTCGGCCTGGTCGCTGGACGGCTCGACGCTGTTCTACCTGACCGTCGACGAGGCGTGGCGGCCGCACAAGGTGTGGCGGCACGCGGTCGGCACCACCGGCGCCGACGAGCTGGTGTTCGAGGAGCCCGACGAGCGGTTCTGGATCGGCGTGGAGCTCGGCCGCTCGCAGCGGTTCATCCACATCGACGTGCACAGCAAGATCACCAGTGAGGTGTGGCTGATCCCGGCCGACCGTCCCGGCGACGCGCCGCAGGTGATCAAGCCGCGCGTGCAGGGCCTGGAGTACTCGGTCGAGTCGCAGGGCGACCGGCTGCTGATCCTGCACAACCGTGACGCCGAGGACTTCAGCCTGGCCGAGGCGCCGGTGGACGACCCGGCGGACTGGCGCGAGCTGATCGCGCACGAGCCGGGGGTACGCCTCGACGACGTCGACGCGTTCCACGACCTGATCGTGGTGTCGCTGCGCCGCGACGGCCTGACCGGCCTGCGCCTGCTGCCCTCAAGCGGCGACCCGGTGGACCTGTCGTTCCCCGAGCCGCTGTACACGGTCGGCCTGTCGGTGAACCCCGACTACCACGCCGGCCAGCTGCGGCTGGGCTACGCGTCGATGGTCACCCCGGACTCGATCTACGACTACGACCTGGCCACCGGCGCCCTGCTGCTGCGCAAGCAGAAGCCGGTCCTGCCCGGACCGTCCGGCGTGCCGTACGACGCGACCCGCTACGAGCAGCACCGCGTCTGGGCGACCGCCGAGGACGGCACCCGCGTGCCGATGTCGGTCGTCTGCGCGGTGGGCACGAAGCTCGACGGGGCCAACCCGTGCCTGCTCTACGGCTACGGGTCGTACGAGTCGAGCATGGACCCGTGGTTCTCCATCCCGCGGCTGTCCCTGCTCGACCGCGGCGTCGTGTACGCCGTGGCGCACGTGCGCGGCGGCGGCGAGCTGGGCCGCCACTGGTACGACGAGGGCAAGATGCTGCACAAGCGCAACACGTTCACCGACTTCGTCGCGTGCGCCCGGCACCTGGCGGCGTCGGGCTGGACCAGCGCCGACCGCATCGTGGCCCGCGGCGGCTCGGCCGGTGGCCTGCTCATGGGCGCCATCGCCAACCTGGCCCCGGACGCGTTCACCGGGATCGTGGCGCAGGTGCCGTTCGTCGACCCGCTGTCGTCGATCCTCGACCCGTCGCTGCCGCTCACGGTCACCGAGTGGGAGGAGTGGGGCAACCCGCTGGAGGACGCCGACGTGTACTCGTACATGAAGGGCTACTCGCCCTACGAGAACGTGGCCGACCTGAAGTACCCGGCCATCCTCGCGGTGACCAGCCTCAACGACACCCGGGTCCGCTACAGCGAGCCCGCCAAGTGGATCGCGAAGCTGCGCGCCACCGCCGCCGCCGGGGACTACCTGCTCAAGACCGAGCTGGGCGCCGGTCACTCGGGCCCGTCGGGACGCTACGACGCGTGGAAGGAAGAGGCGTTCGTGGGCGCCTGGACCCTGGACCGGTTCGGCCTGGCCGGCTGAGCCGCGACTGCCGCAACGAGAACGCCCCCCGCCGGTGATCCGGCGGGGGGCGTTCTCGTCTGTTCGTCAGGCAGCCGCGACAGTCACCTGGACCGTGGTGGTCCCGGCCTTGCCCCAGCCGTCCGTGACGGTGAGGGTCACCGTGTAGGTGCCCGCCGCCGTGAACGTGTGCGACGGGGAGGCGGCGGTGCTGTTCGCCGTGCCGTCACCCCAGACCCACAGGTAGGTGCGAGTGTCGGTGGTGTTGGCGTCCGTCGAGGCCGCACCGGAGAAGTTGCACGCCAGCAGGGCGCACGACGGGGTGCCGATCACCGCGACGGGTGCCACGTTGCCCGCGGGCTCCGTGATCGTCACCGGCGTGGTCTTCGTCGCGGTCGCGCCGTACTCGTCGGTCACCGTGAGCACCACGTTGAACGTCGCCGCCGAGGTGTACGTCTTCGTGGCCACCGCGCCCGAGCCGGAGCCCTGGCCGAAGTTCCACGAGTACGTCAGCGCCGGGGTGTTCTCATCGGTCGAGGTGCGGCCGTCGAAGGTGCAGACGTTCTGCGCGCACGACACGGTGAAGTTGGCCACCGGCGGGTTGTTCGGCGGGACGGTCACGGTCACGTGCACGTCGGCAGTCGGGTTCGTCGCGAACCCGTGCTGGTCGACGCCGCGCACCCGGACGGTGTAGCTGCCGGCCGGGATGACCGGGGTGGTGTACGAGTAGTTCGAGCCGGGCGAGCCGGGCGAGTTGAGGAACGCGGTCCGCCAGCTCTCCGAGGTGCTCGTGAACGTGCCGGAGGAGCTCATGTACCGGCCGTTGCCGTCCACGATCGCCACCTGGGCCTGCGCGATCTGCTGGTCGTCCTCGACCCGGCCGCTGACGAAGATGCGCGCGTCGGTGAACGTCGCACCCTCGATCGGCGCCATCAGGGCCGTGGTCACCGTCGGCGGCAGGTCACCCGGGAAGATCTGGTAGGTGGCCGTCGCGCCGGTGGTGCTGGTGTCCTGCTGGCCCGCGTTGTCGTAGGCGTACGCGGTCACGGCGTAGTTGCCCTGGCTGGGCAGGTTCGCACCGAGGGTCCAGGTGGTGCTCGTGCCGCCCGGCGTGGCCAGGACCGCGTCGCGGGTGGCGAACGCGGCGCTCAGCGTGCCGTCGGCCTGGAGGTACCGGCTGCTCGCGGTCTCCCGGAAGGCGACCTTGACACTCGCCACGCCCTTGTCGTCGGTCGCGGTGCCGGCGATGTTCAGGTTCAGCACCTGGCTGACCTGGTTGCCGGTCACGTTGAGCAGGCCGTTCGGCGGGGCGTCACCGGGGATCTGGGCGTTGATCGTGAGCTTGCCCTGGTTGCCGCTGCTGGTCTCCAGGCCCACGTCGTCCACGGCCTTGACCGAGAACGAGTAGGTGCCCTGCTTCAGGTTGAACGGCGTGGTCCACGACCAGTTGGTGGTGGTGGCGTTGAGGTTCAGCGGCGTGACGCGGAACCAGCCCGCCTGCACGTCGGTGCTCCAGGTGCCGTCCGAGGCCAGGTTCTCGCGCGTGGTGCTGTTGCGCAGCTGGATCTCGACGCCGAACAGGTTCTGGTCGTCGGAGGCCGAGCCGGAGAAGGTCACCGGGCCGCCGGGCGCCACGGTCAGCGGCGCGGTCGCGGTCGGCGGGTTCATCACCGCGGGGCTGGTGACGTTGACCGACGGCGCGATGCCGGTGGTGCTGACGATCCAGGTGCGGTCGCTGGTGTCCAGCGACGACTGGCCGACGGTGTCGACCGGCACGACCTGCATCTGCCACGGGCCCTCGTACGGGACCTCGACCTCGACCGACCAGGTGGTGTTGGTGCCGCCCACCACGTCCGGCGTGATCCGGAACGAGTTGTAGGTGGCGCCCGCCGAGCCGTCGTCCTGCACGTACCGGTTGGTGTTGGTGTCGCGCAGCGTGTAGCTGAGCGAGTTGACACCGAAGTCGTCCGTGGCGGTGCCCGTGACCGTGAACGTGGTGGTCATGACCGGGCTGGCCGGGCCGGTGATCGACGCGGACGGCGTACGGTCGTCGAGGCTGAACGTCTCGAACTTCTTGATCGCCTTGGTCGCGTCGCTCTGGCCGTTGACCGCGAACGCCTTGGCCTGCACCTTGATCGCGTGGTTGCCCGCGACCGTCAGCGGCAGCGACCAGGTCGTGTTGACCGCGTTCGGCGACGCCAGGTTCGTGTTGATCACGGTCGCGGCACCCCAGGTGACCAGGTCCTTCTGCAGGTACCGGTTGTTGGCGGTGTCGATGATCTCCAGCTGGACGCGCGAGACGCCGCTGGTCGCGGTCGCCGTGCCCGTCAGCGTGAACTGCTGCCCGGCCGGGTAGACGTACCCCTCGACCGGCGAAGTGATCTTGGTGTCGTACGGCGAGGCCGCCGGGATCGTGTTGAAGTCGTAGAAGGCGACCCGGCCGACGTTGAAGCCGCCCTGCGTGGTCGCGTCGCCGCCGGCGAACAGACCGCGCGGGGTGACCAGCATCGCCTTGTTGCCCTCGAACGAGTTCGAGCCCGGGTTCCACTCCAGCGCCTTGCCGTTGGCCGGGTCGAGCGCGCCGATGTGGTCGCGCCGGACGACCGCGTCCCCGAGGCCGTAGCCGCCGAGGCCCTGGCCGGTGCCGTAGCCGACGTTGTCCAGGCCCGGCCACGGGTCCGGCGCCAGCTGCGACTCGTTCCACGAGAAGTGGCCGCCGACGTAGACCGCGTTCTCCGCGATCGCCACCGAGTACACCGAGTCGAAGCAGCGCGCGATCCACAGCGGCTGCACGTTGTCGTTGCCCGCGATGGGCAGGGCGACCACGGTGTCGTTGATCGGGGGCCGGTCACCGCCGGAGCCGCTGGTCACGACCATGTACTGGTCGTTGGGGGCGATGTCGCCCGCGTACGCCCGCTGGATGCCGCCGACGAACTGGAGGTTGTCCTCCCACAGCCGGGTGCGCCAGGGCAGCAGCTGGTTGTTCGTGGTGTTGATCAGGCCGACGCCGTAGCGGTCCTGCCCGGCGATCTTGCGGCCGGTGTGCACGACCATCAGCTTGCTGTCGTCGTGCGAGAGCACCAGGGCCTGCACGGTCAGGGCGCCGTCGACGCCGATGCCGCCGGACAGGTCGTTCTGGAAACCGGTCACCACCGCGCCGGTCGACGCGTTGACCGCGGCCAGGCCGACCTTCGCCACGTTGTTGATGGTGGTGAACTGCCCACCGATGTACAGCGTGGTGTTGGTGGCCGCCAGCGCGGTGCCCGCGCCGTTGGCGTTGGCGGTGAAGCCGGCCACCGGGGCGCCCGTGGTCGGGCTGATCGAGGCGACCTTCTTCTTCGACACACCGTTGATGGTGGTGAAGCGGCCCGCGACGAACAGCTTGGTGCCGTCGGGCGAGGCCTCGATCTCGGTCACGCCGCCGCCGCCGAAGACCGGCTTGAAGCTGGCGTCGACCAGGCCGGTGTCGATGTTGTACGACGCCAGGTAGGCCTGGT
This window encodes:
- a CDS encoding PKD domain-containing protein, which produces MVAFNVATAPAATAAQPKPGHTKLVPDLPRTNTPRITTGEITDIEYIGNRVFIAGTFTSIKNATSTNTTNYNQAYLASYNIDTGLVDASFKPVFGGGGVTEIEASPDGTKLFVAGRFTTINGVSKKKVASISPTTGAPVAGFTANANGAGTALAATNTTLYIGGQFTTINNVAKVGLAAVNASTGAVVTGFQNDLSGGIGVDGALTVQALVLSHDDSKLMVVHTGRKIAGQDRYGVGLINTTNNQLLPWRTRLWEDNLQFVGGIQRAYAGDIAPNDQYMVVTSGSGGDRPPINDTVVALPIAGNDNVQPLWIARCFDSVYSVAIAENAVYVGGHFSWNESQLAPDPWPGLDNVGYGTGQGLGGYGLGDAVVRRDHIGALDPANGKALEWNPGSNSFEGNKAMLVTPRGLFAGGDATTQGGFNVGRVAFYDFNTIPAASPYDTKITSPVEGYVYPAGQQFTLTGTATATSGVSRVQLEIIDTANNRYLQKDLVTWGAATVINTNLASPNAVNTTWSLPLTVAGNHAIKVQAKAFAVNGQSDATKAIKKFETFSLDDRTPSASITGPASPVMTTTFTVTGTATDDFGVNSLSYTLRDTNTNRYVQDDGSAGATYNSFRITPDVVGGTNTTWSVEVEVPYEGPWQMQVVPVDTVGQSSLDTSDRTWIVSTTGIAPSVNVTSPAVMNPPTATAPLTVAPGGPVTFSGSASDDQNLFGVEIQLRNSTTRENLASDGTWSTDVQAGWFRVTPLNLNATTTNWSWTTPFNLKQGTYSFSVKAVDDVGLETSSGNQGKLTINAQIPGDAPPNGLLNVTGNQVSQVLNLNIAGTATDDKGVASVKVAFRETASSRYLQADGTLSAAFATRDAVLATPGGTSTTWTLGANLPSQGNYAVTAYAYDNAGQQDTSTTGATATYQIFPGDLPPTVTTALMAPIEGATFTDARIFVSGRVEDDQQIAQAQVAIVDGNGRYMSSSGTFTSTSESWRTAFLNSPGSPGSNYSYTTPVIPAGSYTVRVRGVDQHGFATNPTADVHVTVTVPPNNPPVANFTVSCAQNVCTFDGRTSTDENTPALTYSWNFGQGSGSGAVATKTYTSAATFNVVLTVTDEYGATATKTTPVTITEPAGNVAPVAVIGTPSCALLACNFSGAASTDANTTDTRTYLWVWGDGTANSTAASPSHTFTAAGTYTVTLTVTDGWGKAGTTTVQVTVAAA
- a CDS encoding S9 family peptidase, coding for MTSDLLGAPGKPPVAQRMASTRSHHGDDVLDEYAWLEVKEDPAVLDYLKAENAWTDAATAHLSALRDTLFNEIKGRTQETDLSVPVRKGSYWYYSRTEEGRQYSIFCRRAVAEGETAPPIPPDGAPLAGEEILLDGNKLAEGHDYFSLGTYNISPDGRLLAYSTDFDGSERFTLRVKDLASGDLLPDEVADTFYGSAWSLDGSTLFYLTVDEAWRPHKVWRHAVGTTGADELVFEEPDERFWIGVELGRSQRFIHIDVHSKITSEVWLIPADRPGDAPQVIKPRVQGLEYSVESQGDRLLILHNRDAEDFSLAEAPVDDPADWRELIAHEPGVRLDDVDAFHDLIVVSLRRDGLTGLRLLPSSGDPVDLSFPEPLYTVGLSVNPDYHAGQLRLGYASMVTPDSIYDYDLATGALLLRKQKPVLPGPSGVPYDATRYEQHRVWATAEDGTRVPMSVVCAVGTKLDGANPCLLYGYGSYESSMDPWFSIPRLSLLDRGVVYAVAHVRGGGELGRHWYDEGKMLHKRNTFTDFVACARHLAASGWTSADRIVARGGSAGGLLMGAIANLAPDAFTGIVAQVPFVDPLSSILDPSLPLTVTEWEEWGNPLEDADVYSYMKGYSPYENVADLKYPAILAVTSLNDTRVRYSEPAKWIAKLRATAAAGDYLLKTELGAGHSGPSGRYDAWKEEAFVGAWTLDRFGLAG